The window TGACTTCCGCCATGACCCACCCCGGTGAAGGGGCCTGCGACCACCTGTCAGACCGGCATCGTACATGCAGTCAAAGCGCCGGCCGCGACCTCCAACACACCCCTGGCGATCCCCTCTCCGGGTCCGACGTCACCATCTCTGGAAAGGCTCGCAAAAAGAGGGCTGTCGCGGTTGTTCAAGGATTTACCTGATGTCGTGTATTTCTTGCTGAACCCAGGTTGCGCCGCGACGCACAATTTGGCAGTCTTGCATTTCCTCCTGATTAAACTTTTCTAGCCTTGACGGTATCCTCTGCGAAACCCGACGGGTCGAAGCAGAGGGGGGTGGACACGATGAGCAGTGCGACTGCAAGTGCCGAGGTCAAGGCTTCCCCGGCGACGGGGAAGATGACCGCGACCGAGGTCACCGACCCGCCGCGCCTGGCTCCTGGCTTCGCGGCGAAGCTGAACCTCACCGTGGACGTGGTGTTGCTGGTGGCGGTGCTGGTGGGCTCGGCGTGGATGCGCGGAGGGCTGACGTACCCGCCGGGCTGGGAGCTGCCGGGCATGGTGACCACCGCCGTGCTGGTGTGGCTCATCACGGGCACCGCGCTGTGTCTGTATGACTCGCGCTTCGCCGAGCGCAGCAAGCTGGACCACGTGGCGCTGGTGTCCGTCACCACGCTGGCCGTCGTGACGATGCAGGCGGTGCTGGAGCTGGCGATGCCCGCCGCGGCGCACGTGGGCCTGGCGCCGCTGCTGTTCATCTTCTGGCCGGTGGCGCTGCTCTTGCGCCTGGGCGTCTTCCGCCAGGTGGCCTCGCAGGAGGCGCCCACGGAGGAGGTGCTCATCGTCGGCACCGGCGCCATGGGCCGCTACACCGGCGAGGACCTGCTCAAGCGGGGCCGCCACAAGATCCTCGGCTACGTGCGCTTCCCGGAGGACCACGCCTCCGGCGACAGCCTGCCCGCCGGGGTGCTGGGGCCCGCGGACGAGCTGGAGCGCCTGCTGCGGACGCTGCCGGTGAGCGAGGTCTACATCGCGGGCAACACGCTCAAGCAGGGCGAGTCCATGCAGGCCGCCATCAAGCTGGCCGAGCGCTTCGGCGTGCCGTTCGCGCTGCCGGCGCACTCGTTCCGCCTGGACCGCGCGCGCCCGGTGGAGTCCCGCGCGGTGGCGGACGGCTACCTGCACTTCGCCGCGGTGGCCCCGAAGCCGCACCAGATGGCGATGAAGCGCCTGTTCGACATCGCCGTGTCCGCGGTGGCGCTGTGGGCGCTCCTGCCGCTGTTCGCGGTGGTGGCGGCGGCCATCAAGCTCACCTCGCGCGGCCCCATCTTCTTCAAGCAGCTGCGCACGGGGCAGCACGGCAAGCCGTTCTACATGCTGAAGTTCCGCTCCATGGTGGTGAACGCGGAGGAGCTCAAGGAGCGCCTGGCCGCGCAGAACGAGCAGACCGGCCCCGTCTTCAAGATGAAGAACGATCCGCGCATCACCGGCATCGGCCGCTTCATCCGCAAGTTCTCCATCGACGAGCTGCCCCAGTTCCTCAACGTGCTCCGGGGTGAGATGAGCATCGTGGGCCCCCGCCCGCCGGTGCCCAGCGAGGTGGCCAAGTACGAGACCTGGCAGCGCCGCCGCCTGTCGGTGCGCCCGGGCCTCACCTGCATCTGGCAGGTGTCCGGCCGGAATCAGATCTCCTTCGAGCAGTGGATGTACCTGGACATGCAGTACATCGACCACTGGAGCCTCACCGGCGACCTCCGCCTGCTGCTGCAGACGGTGCCGGTCGTCATCACCGGCCGCGGAGCAAGCTAGCGACCGGGGGTGTCTTTCCGGGCCCGGCGTTGACGCGCCGGGCCCGTTTGTCTTTCCATGGGGCGGGCCTTCCTCCCCTTGAGTGCGAAGCAGCCTTCGAAGGCCCGCGTCTCCATGACCGTGAACAGTCAGACCTCCTCCACCGCTGAAGCCGACGACGGCGCGCGCGCGAACGAAGTGCGCGGCGCGGTCCGCAGCACCCTGCAGTTGGGGGGCTCGCTGATGGTGACGTACGCCATCGCGCTGGGCATCCGCGCGCTGATGCCGCGCTACCTGGGGCCGGAGGCGTTCGGCTACTTCAACTGGTCGGAGGCCTTCGCCGCCACGTTCTTCGTCGCGACCAACCTGGGCCTGGAGACGTACATCCGCAAGGAGGTGCCCGTCCGCCCGGAGCACGCGAGCGACTTCTTCGGCACCACCATGCTGCTGCGCCTGGGGATGACGCTCATCCTGATGGTGGCGCTGGCGCTGGTGCTCCACCACACCGGAGAGCCGCCGGAGGTGCAGCACCTGGTGCAGTGGTTCGCGCTCGCCCAGTCGCTCATCGTCATCAACGCCTCCATGGCCGCGCTGCTGCACTCCAAGGGCAAGGTGGCGGGCCTGTCGGTGTCCAACGTCATCACCAAGATTGTATGGGGCGGCGGCCTGGCGCTGATGGCCGCGCTGGGCGTGGGCCTGCAGTGGCTGGCCGTGCCCATGGTGGCGTCCGAAGCGGTGAAGCTCCTCATCAGCTGGAAGCTGGCGAAGGAGCACCTGGGCCTGAAGTTCCGCGTCGACCTCGCCGCCACGAAGAAGGTGATGAAGGCGTGCCTGCCGTTCTTCCTCACCGCGGCGGCGCTCGCGTGCAACGGGCGCACGGACATGTCGCTGTTGGGCAAGCTGGCGTCGAAGGAGGAGGTGGGCTGGTACGGCGGTGCGTTCAGCATCGCGGGGCTCACCTTCCTCATCAGCCCCATCTTCGGCTGGGTGCTGATGCCCATGATGTCGCGCGCCGCGGCCCGCTCCCCGGAGGAGCTGTCCCACCTGACGCGCCGCTCGCTGGAGGGGGTGCTCGCCTTCACCGTGCCGGTGATGATGGCCATGGTGCTGGGCGCGGACCTGTGGGTGCGCCTGATGTGCGGCCCCGGCTTCGAACCCGCGGCGCTGCCCCTGCGCGTGCTGTCGCCCATCTTCGTGATGGCCTACGTCACCATGGTCAGCAGCATCTGGCTCACCATGTCGAACAAGGAGTGGTGGGTGACGCTGGCGGCCACCATGGGCGCGGTGGTGAACCCGCTCTTCAACCTGGCGCTCATCCCCTGGCTGTACGGCCGCATCGGCCCGTCCGGCGGCGCCACCGCCACCGCGCTGTCCATGTTCCTCACGGAGGTCATCGTCACGGTGCTGTTCCTCAGCCGGATGGGAAGGAACTCCTTCGACCGGCGTTCGCTCCTCATGGTGGCGAAGACGGCCCTGGTGTGCGCCGTGTGCGTGGCCCTGGACCGCGTCCTGTCCGGCACCGTGGCGCCGTGGCCTCGCCTGGGGCTGACGGCGACCGCCTACGTGGCGGGCGTGCTCATCACCGGCGCCGTGCGCCCCGCGGAGCTGCTCCAGGTGGTGCGCATGGCGCGCCAGCGCGGTAATGGGGCTCCCGCCGAAGTGGCCGTGACGGCCGCCCCCACCGCGTGAGGACCTCCAGCGCCATGCCGTCCCATCCGTCCCGATTCCGCGGCTCCGTCTCCCGCGCGCTCGCGTGCGCGGGGTTGCTCCTGCTCGCCCCCGCGTGCACCGGCCTGGGCCAGTACACCTGGGTGAACGACTACACGGAGAAGCCCGCCGCGTCGGACGAGGCCTACCGCATCGTCCCCGGTGACGTGCTCAACGTGCGCGTGTTCGGACAGGACGCGCTCACCACGCGCGCCAAGGTGCGCGAGGACGGCCGCATCAGCCTCACCTTCCTGGACGACGTGGAGGCCGCGGGGCACTCGCCGGCCATGCTGGCGCAGCAGATCCAGACGCGGCTCAAGGACTTCATCAACCACCCCGTCGTCACCGTGGCGCTGGAGGAAGCGCGCCCCATGTCGGTGACGATGCTGGGAGAGGTGGCCAACGTGGGCGCGCACGTGCTGGACCCGGGCGCGACGCTGCTCCAGGCGCTGGGCGCCGCGGGCAGCTTCACCGACTACGCCCACCGCGACCGCATCTTCGTGCTGCGCCGGGACGACCCGCAGGTGGATCAGCCCACCCGCATCCGCGTGCGCTACGAGGACATCATCCGCGGCGAGGGCCGCGCGGCGGCCTTCCGCCTGCGCCCCGGCGACGTGGTGGTGGTGGAGTAGCCGGATGCTGGACGCGGCCCTCGCGAGCCTGTGGCTGGAGGTGGCCTCCGCCTCCGTGACGTACGACGCCGCGGCCCGCGTGGACACCCGCATGCGCTCCATGGAGGCGCAGGCCACCGGGGCGGCCGTCGCGCCCGTCGCGGGGGACATGGACATCGTCCCCACGGTGGGCCTGAAGTACGACGACGGCAGCGCGGTGGCGCGGGTGCAGTACGCGCCGCGCATCTCCTTCCGCGAGGCCACCACGAACCCGCGCACGGAGGTGCAGCACGTGGGGCGCCTGCTGGGCGACTGGCGGCCCTCGCGCGGCCTCACCCTGCACGGCACCCAGGAGTTC is drawn from Corallococcus silvisoli and contains these coding sequences:
- the epsZ gene encoding exopolysaccharide biosynthesis polyisoprenyl-phosphate hexose-1-phosphate transferase EpsZ, whose amino-acid sequence is MTATEVTDPPRLAPGFAAKLNLTVDVVLLVAVLVGSAWMRGGLTYPPGWELPGMVTTAVLVWLITGTALCLYDSRFAERSKLDHVALVSVTTLAVVTMQAVLELAMPAAAHVGLAPLLFIFWPVALLLRLGVFRQVASQEAPTEEVLIVGTGAMGRYTGEDLLKRGRHKILGYVRFPEDHASGDSLPAGVLGPADELERLLRTLPVSEVYIAGNTLKQGESMQAAIKLAERFGVPFALPAHSFRLDRARPVESRAVADGYLHFAAVAPKPHQMAMKRLFDIAVSAVALWALLPLFAVVAAAIKLTSRGPIFFKQLRTGQHGKPFYMLKFRSMVVNAEELKERLAAQNEQTGPVFKMKNDPRITGIGRFIRKFSIDELPQFLNVLRGEMSIVGPRPPVPSEVAKYETWQRRRLSVRPGLTCIWQVSGRNQISFEQWMYLDMQYIDHWSLTGDLRLLLQTVPVVITGRGAS
- the epsY gene encoding exopolysaccharide export protein EpsY, whose protein sequence is MPSHPSRFRGSVSRALACAGLLLLAPACTGLGQYTWVNDYTEKPAASDEAYRIVPGDVLNVRVFGQDALTTRAKVREDGRISLTFLDDVEAAGHSPAMLAQQIQTRLKDFINHPVVTVALEEARPMSVTMLGEVANVGAHVLDPGATLLQALGAAGSFTDYAHRDRIFVLRRDDPQVDQPTRIRVRYEDIIRGEGRAAAFRLRPGDVVVVE
- the wzx gene encoding exopolysaccharide biosynthesis flippase, whose translation is MTVNSQTSSTAEADDGARANEVRGAVRSTLQLGGSLMVTYAIALGIRALMPRYLGPEAFGYFNWSEAFAATFFVATNLGLETYIRKEVPVRPEHASDFFGTTMLLRLGMTLILMVALALVLHHTGEPPEVQHLVQWFALAQSLIVINASMAALLHSKGKVAGLSVSNVITKIVWGGGLALMAALGVGLQWLAVPMVASEAVKLLISWKLAKEHLGLKFRVDLAATKKVMKACLPFFLTAAALACNGRTDMSLLGKLASKEEVGWYGGAFSIAGLTFLISPIFGWVLMPMMSRAAARSPEELSHLTRRSLEGVLAFTVPVMMAMVLGADLWVRLMCGPGFEPAALPLRVLSPIFVMAYVTMVSSIWLTMSNKEWWVTLAATMGAVVNPLFNLALIPWLYGRIGPSGGATATALSMFLTEVIVTVLFLSRMGRNSFDRRSLLMVAKTALVCAVCVALDRVLSGTVAPWPRLGLTATAYVAGVLITGAVRPAELLQVVRMARQRGNGAPAEVAVTAAPTA